From the Natrarchaeobaculum aegyptiacum genome, one window contains:
- a CDS encoding phosphatase PAP2 family protein produces the protein MSLLTVVVELAVVVAAMLVTAGLVIIGPRRLAEASRDPRWRFERCAPPLMILAVVLLIRWSTVDVTTRLEWRVIGQNITPYLFGIEDAIFPANPVSVLQSFSSPEVTTFFVFVYIYGYAFLLLFPFLAYFALEEMDDLSTLILAFTANYAIGLCCYILFIAYGPRNFDPILFEGLLYDAFPQSRLLTNQVNQPTNVFPSLHTSLSMTVLFLAWHSRQKYPVWLPVSGVLAISVVLSTMYLGIHWFSDVVAGTALALVSVYIGRHYTFKRILGGARTYVDAIRDARRRPDSE, from the coding sequence ATGTCCCTGCTGACCGTCGTGGTCGAACTCGCGGTCGTGGTCGCGGCGATGCTCGTTACCGCCGGGCTCGTCATCATCGGCCCCCGCCGACTGGCCGAAGCGAGTCGCGACCCACGGTGGCGGTTCGAGCGATGTGCCCCGCCGCTTATGATCCTCGCGGTCGTCCTCCTGATCCGCTGGTCGACCGTCGACGTGACGACGCGACTCGAGTGGCGGGTTATCGGGCAGAACATCACGCCGTACCTGTTCGGGATCGAAGACGCGATCTTCCCGGCGAACCCGGTGAGTGTCCTCCAGTCGTTTTCGTCGCCGGAGGTGACGACGTTCTTCGTCTTCGTCTACATCTACGGCTACGCGTTCTTGCTGTTGTTCCCGTTTCTCGCGTACTTTGCACTCGAGGAGATGGACGACCTCTCGACGTTGATCCTCGCGTTCACGGCGAACTACGCCATCGGGCTGTGTTGTTACATCCTCTTTATCGCATACGGGCCCCGAAATTTCGATCCGATACTCTTCGAGGGGTTGCTCTACGACGCGTTCCCGCAGTCGCGCCTGCTGACCAACCAGGTGAACCAGCCGACGAACGTCTTCCCGTCGTTACACACCTCACTGTCGATGACGGTCCTGTTCCTTGCGTGGCACTCCCGACAGAAGTATCCGGTCTGGCTTCCCGTCTCCGGCGTCCTCGCGATCAGCGTCGTCCTCTCGACGATGTACCTCGGAATCCACTGGTTCTCGGACGTCGTCGCGGGAACCGCCCTCGCGCTGGTGAGCGTCTATATCGGTCGCCACTATACCTTCAAGCGGATCCTCGGCGGTGCTCGCACGTACGTCGACGCCATCCGGGACGCCAGACGACGACCCGACAGCGAGTGA